One stretch of Pomacea canaliculata isolate SZHN2017 linkage group LG11, ASM307304v1, whole genome shotgun sequence DNA includes these proteins:
- the LOC112575452 gene encoding uncharacterized protein LOC112575452, translating to MSDTDLCDVDATSSGIFLETTITNLPDIVLSSIFQHLHWKEKIMAVKAFPAWSRILDSTLGWKSLENDRNYPHSFNALESTNYLSEEITCIAQYGQFFTHAVIWLKDFLRIPEETDFALLGALETHCFRLKSLVIYHPPKISSSSIIRSVVPYIKPLQRMFSFSPSLQLSLFRLLYFSKEARTGAIDLLHFYHTHNVLQKVSCLDFSHGLFMASSVRPMNSLVYCKSLRVLKCPIQYLNTLILQQLVEFSLQELYVVNDDHTLSMNYVEESAIEWHALQLIPGRNLKVQYVFRCRPVVMCPNPYARSLVFDSLICRISRELLRSIADKYGDTLEQIAFMLAVYDPKTPFSYMEDLPANIQYMAARLKCVHTVLLDHFIPKAALISLVRHAPTLKTLHVYEHKIMFGKQAVNTVEEIEELKSTISEALGYSWKPVKEYVSFYKLIYRQSLLFENYFRLF from the exons ATGTCAGACACAGATTTGTGTGATGTGGATGCCACCTCTAGTGGGATCTTTCTTGAAACTACCATTACCAATTTGCCGGATATAGTGCTGAGCAGTATCTTCCAGCATTTGCACTGGAAGGAAAAGATAATGGCAGTGAAAGCCTTCCCTGCATGGAGCAGAATTCTCGACTCTACTTTAGGGTGGAAGAGTTTGGAAAATGACCGCAACTATCCACACTCCTTTAATGCTCTCGAGTCCACCAACTACTTATCTGAAGAAATCACATGTATTGCACAGTATGGACAGTTCTTCACCCATGCTGTTATATGGCTGAAAGACTTTCTACGCATTCCTGAGGAAACTGACTTTGCTCTCCTAGGGGCTTTAGAGACACACTGTTTCCGTCTAAAGTCACTGGTCATCTACCACCCACCCAagatctcctcctcctccattaTCCGGTCTGTTGTGCCCTACATCAAACCTCTGCAGAGGATGTTCAGCTTCAGCCCATCCCTGCAGCTCAGTCTATTTAGATTGCTCTACTTCTCTAAGGAAGCTCGCACTGGTGCCATAGACCTCCTTCACTTCTATCACACCCACAATGTGCTCCAGAAG GTTTCCTGCCTGGACTTTTCTCATGGTTTGTTTATGGCGTCTTCAGTGCGTCCTATGAACTCTCTGGTCTACTGCAAGTCACTACGTGTGCTCAAATGCCCCATCCAATACCTGAACACCCTGATTTTGCAGCAACTTGTAGAATTCAGCCTGCAGGAGCTGTACGTCGTCAATGATGATCATACCCTTTCTATGAATTATGTTGAGGAATCAGCCATTGAATGGCATGCCCTGCAACTCATACCTGGGCGGAACCTAAAG GTGCAATATGTGTTCAGGTGCAGGCCAGTGGTCATGTGCCCCAATCCCTACGCACGAAGCTTGGTATTTGACAGTCTTATTTGCAGAATCTCTAGGGAACTCTTGCGGTCTATAGCTGATAAGTATGGAGACACACTAGAACAAATTGCATTCATGCTAGCCGTCTACGATCCTAAAACTCCTTTCTCGTATATGGAGGACCTGCCTGCTAATATCCAG TACATGGCGGCTAGACTGAAGTGTGTGCACACTGTGCTGCTTGACCACTTTATCCCAAAAGCTGCACTTATCAGCCTGGTTCGGCATGCACCAACTCTCAAGACGCTGCACGTCTATGAACATAAAATTATGTTCGGCAAACAAGCAGTCAACACAGTTGAGGAAATAGAGGAACTGAAAAGCACAATTTCTGAGGCACTTGGATATTCCTGGAAACCTGTGAAAGAATATGTCAGTTTTTATAAACTAATCTATAGGCAGAGTCTGCTGTTTGAGAATTATTTTCGCCTGTTTTAG